One window of the Gordonia westfalica genome contains the following:
- a CDS encoding CaiB/BaiF CoA transferase family protein, which yields MSSTTPHNSGKPGPLSSIRVIEFAGIGPGPHAAMLLADLGADVVRVQRPGSLPKPGVNADALLRGRRVVEANLKDETDRATILELVAKADVIIEGFRPGVMERLGFGPDDLAAVNPGLVYGRMTGWGQEGPRANLAGHDINYISLTGLLHAIGRKDDRPVPPLNLAGDFGGGSMFLVVGVLAALLERGISGKGQVVDAAMVDGASVLGQMMWAFRGTGLWSDTRGVNMLDTGAPYYEVYETSDGKYMAVGAIEPQFYAELLKGLGLADADLPAQNDIANWGKLKEVFTDTFNSRTRDEWAKIFDGTDACTSPVLTFAEAPSDAHMAARANLVDIDGVTQAQVAPRFSRTQPETPVAPATEAVDPKTLWA from the coding sequence ATGAGCAGTACGACACCCCACAACAGCGGAAAGCCCGGCCCACTCAGCTCCATCCGGGTCATCGAGTTCGCCGGCATCGGCCCGGGACCCCACGCGGCCATGTTGCTCGCCGACCTCGGCGCCGACGTGGTCCGTGTCCAGCGACCCGGCTCACTGCCCAAGCCCGGCGTGAACGCCGATGCGCTGCTGCGCGGCCGTCGCGTCGTCGAGGCCAACCTGAAGGACGAGACCGACCGCGCCACGATCCTCGAGCTCGTCGCCAAGGCCGACGTCATCATCGAGGGCTTCCGTCCGGGCGTCATGGAGCGTCTCGGCTTCGGTCCCGACGACCTCGCCGCGGTGAATCCCGGCCTGGTGTACGGCCGCATGACCGGCTGGGGCCAGGAGGGGCCGCGCGCCAACCTCGCCGGACACGACATCAACTACATCTCGCTCACCGGTCTGCTCCACGCGATCGGCCGCAAGGACGATCGTCCGGTGCCGCCGCTCAACCTGGCCGGCGACTTCGGCGGCGGGTCGATGTTCCTCGTCGTGGGCGTGCTCGCGGCACTGCTCGAGCGCGGCATCTCCGGCAAGGGACAGGTCGTCGACGCTGCCATGGTCGACGGCGCTTCCGTTCTGGGACAGATGATGTGGGCATTCCGCGGCACCGGCCTGTGGAGCGACACCCGCGGCGTGAACATGCTCGACACCGGCGCCCCGTACTACGAGGTCTACGAGACCTCCGACGGCAAGTACATGGCCGTCGGCGCCATCGAGCCGCAGTTCTACGCCGAGCTGCTCAAGGGCCTCGGCCTCGCCGACGCCGACCTGCCGGCACAGAACGACATCGCGAACTGGGGCAAGCTGAAGGAGGTCTTCACCGACACCTTCAACTCCCGCACCCGCGACGAGTGGGCCAAGATCTTCGACGGCACCGACGCCTGCACCTCGCCGGTGCTGACCTTCGCCGAGGCGCCGAGCGACGCACACATGGCCGCTCGTGCCAACCTCGTCGACATCGACGGCGTCACCCAGGCGCAGGTCGCCCCGCGCTTCTCGCGCACCCAGCCGGAGACCCCGGTCGCACCCGCCACCGAGGCCGTCGACCCGAAGACCCTCTGGGCCTGA
- the mftE gene encoding mycofactocin biosynthesis peptidyl-dipeptidase MftE, with translation MTGPSTLGQCSWPDLDGKVITLVVPLGSVEQHGPHLPLDTDTRIASAVADVVCERLVAEDILRAPDLNYGASGEHEGFAGTISIGHDALRGMLIEYGRSACRWARRIVFVNGHGGNTRTLIDAVTRLRYEGRDAAWFPCAFPGADAHAGFTETSVLLHVSPSMVDTARAVAGNREPVGALLGAMREGGVGAVSPNGVLGDPTEATADEGRRLVAEVTDRLGEALVSWQVDELGRLG, from the coding sequence ATGACAGGACCGTCGACGCTGGGGCAGTGCAGCTGGCCGGACCTCGATGGGAAGGTGATCACTCTCGTGGTACCTCTCGGTTCTGTCGAACAGCACGGTCCGCACCTGCCCCTGGATACCGACACGCGCATCGCCTCGGCGGTCGCCGACGTCGTCTGTGAGCGCCTCGTGGCCGAGGACATCCTGCGGGCCCCCGACCTCAACTACGGCGCGAGTGGCGAACACGAGGGCTTCGCCGGGACGATCTCCATCGGTCACGATGCCCTCCGCGGGATGCTCATCGAGTACGGGCGCAGCGCCTGCCGCTGGGCCAGGCGCATCGTCTTCGTCAACGGGCACGGCGGCAACACGCGGACGCTGATCGACGCGGTGACCCGACTTCGGTACGAGGGACGCGACGCCGCCTGGTTTCCGTGCGCCTTCCCGGGTGCGGACGCTCATGCCGGATTCACCGAAACCTCTGTGCTGCTTCATGTTTCGCCGTCGATGGTCGACACCGCGCGGGCGGTCGCCGGAAATCGCGAGCCGGTGGGTGCGCTCCTCGGTGCGATGCGCGAAGGCGGTGTCGGGGCAGTCAGCCCGAACGGTGTGCTGGGTGATCCCACCGAGGCCACCGCCGACGAGGGTCGGCGACTGGTGGCCGAGGTGACCGATCGTCTCGGTGAAGCGCTCGTTTCCTGGCAGGTCGACGAACTGGGGCGGCTCGGATGA
- the mftG gene encoding mycofactocin system GMC family oxidoreductase MftG: MSSPDERLTADVVIVGAGSAGCVLAERLSRDPGRDVVLLERGPGRRPGPEARDLRALPIGDHARYVVRHVTDLDGLTAARGSAVGGSSAVNGGYFLRWHRDDFADWPAGWDLDAVDAAYSELDGIAGSMSVSPVSDDELGDAGGAFERYWSARVPVRPVDARWPVVGVNRVLGNRSGMLRRTAAEAYLEQALDRPNLRVLADCEVRRLAVSGGRRVTGVRADRFAVSAGEVILAAGTLGTAQLLLVSGLEALDGADHLEAGEHRGLAVSYRRMAPADPGMVLPTVVHTDDGLEIRCYRDDFAAFIDGLPPTGPMVEVTAMSRSPVRLVAGDERVRLEFGEPSPEVTVSMRAGADRVVEMLRSREFAGIVVPGSASVAAVPGFSQHAWGTMPMGVRTDALGAVHGAEGLRIVDGSILPTGGRSGPHATIMMMAVHIGNRLAGLG; this comes from the coding sequence ATGTCGTCGCCCGACGAGCGTCTGACCGCGGACGTCGTCATCGTCGGCGCGGGGAGCGCCGGGTGCGTCCTCGCGGAGAGACTGTCGAGAGACCCCGGCCGCGACGTCGTGCTGCTCGAGCGCGGACCCGGACGCCGGCCGGGGCCGGAGGCGCGGGACCTCCGGGCTCTCCCCATCGGCGACCATGCGCGCTACGTGGTCCGGCACGTCACCGATCTCGACGGTCTGACCGCGGCGCGCGGGTCCGCGGTCGGTGGATCGTCGGCGGTCAACGGTGGATACTTCCTCCGCTGGCACCGGGATGACTTCGCGGACTGGCCGGCCGGCTGGGACCTCGACGCCGTCGACGCCGCCTACTCCGAGCTCGACGGGATCGCCGGTTCGATGAGCGTCTCACCGGTGTCCGACGACGAACTCGGTGATGCCGGAGGAGCTTTCGAGCGATACTGGTCGGCGAGGGTGCCGGTTCGGCCCGTCGACGCCCGCTGGCCGGTGGTCGGCGTCAACCGCGTGCTCGGCAACCGGTCCGGGATGCTGCGGCGGACCGCGGCCGAGGCCTACCTGGAGCAGGCCCTCGACCGGCCCAATCTCCGCGTACTGGCCGACTGTGAGGTCCGGCGGCTCGCGGTCTCCGGTGGCCGGCGCGTCACCGGTGTCCGGGCCGACCGGTTCGCCGTCAGTGCGGGCGAGGTGATCCTCGCTGCCGGGACGCTGGGCACCGCGCAACTCCTCCTCGTCTCCGGCCTCGAGGCGCTCGACGGGGCCGATCACCTCGAGGCCGGCGAGCACCGGGGACTCGCGGTCTCCTATCGCCGGATGGCGCCGGCCGACCCCGGAATGGTTCTCCCGACGGTGGTGCACACCGATGACGGACTCGAGATCCGTTGCTATCGAGATGATTTCGCAGCATTCATCGACGGTCTTCCGCCCACTGGGCCGATGGTCGAGGTGACCGCGATGAGTCGGTCGCCCGTTCGGCTCGTCGCGGGTGATGAACGGGTTCGCCTCGAATTCGGCGAACCGTCGCCCGAGGTCACCGTGTCGATGCGGGCCGGAGCCGACCGGGTGGTGGAGATGCTGCGATCGCGCGAGTTCGCCGGCATCGTCGTGCCGGGAAGTGCGTCGGTGGCCGCGGTGCCGGGGTTCTCCCAGCACGCCTGGGGCACGATGCCGATGGGTGTGCGCACCGATGCGCTCGGCGCGGTCCACGGGGCCGAGGGGCTGCGCATCGTCGACGGGTCGATCCTGCCCACCGGTGGCCGCAGCGGTCCGCACGCCACGATCATGATGATGGCCGTCCACATCGGCAATCGACTGGCGGGTCTCGGATGA
- a CDS encoding HNH endonuclease signature motif containing protein — protein MAFEFGTIDPVGDVPDPGFDVFEPLAGLSPEALIATARYSASMNAVNTCRMAMAASLLHDHREEDYQLRRSQVHSGQAESVDDLMAMTAEVLAGRDPYEEFGPNGFEQATAEFGAAMNMTSAQARDMIRTGDAMRYRLPLTGTTLACARIDMSRFQIAMKRTDFVDDATMPTVDAALAEAILARDPMSTTRFTTMVDQIVHTHAPDAVKRRNEHAARDRGLTIRPDRHQPGQSRIAGHVPNIDAAALNARLTAMATGVHKRDGRTMSQRRADALLALAHGRQDLDCRCEDCAPEPAAEEPAAQELDASDAGVGPVADKNDECACTCTRCRAPRPTFHIVANESTMQGRDNDPSVLDGYGLIDADAMRALFADATHTFVTAGGRTEPAEADAAAAAAASRYVPGKKLQALVRAGELCCTFPGCNQPVWTVDLDHTQPFDHRNPDSGGKTMQRNLKPLCRFHHRIKTFGRWRDSQDEYLAIGFEAPTGHVYLGNPFTGRDLFSSLKTQPPDHPARQRLDDERVARTDTHRRRQDDWDRNNPPPF, from the coding sequence ATGGCTTTCGAGTTCGGCACCATCGACCCCGTCGGGGATGTCCCCGACCCGGGTTTTGATGTGTTCGAACCCCTCGCCGGACTCTCCCCGGAAGCCTTGATCGCCACTGCTCGATATTCGGCGTCGATGAACGCGGTCAACACCTGCCGCATGGCGATGGCCGCCAGTCTGCTGCATGACCACCGCGAGGAGGACTACCAGCTGCGGCGCAGTCAAGTCCATTCCGGGCAGGCCGAGTCGGTCGACGACCTGATGGCAATGACCGCCGAGGTGTTGGCCGGTCGCGATCCGTATGAGGAGTTCGGCCCGAACGGGTTCGAGCAGGCCACCGCCGAGTTCGGCGCCGCGATGAACATGACCTCGGCTCAGGCGCGGGACATGATCCGTACCGGCGATGCGATGCGATACCGACTCCCACTCACCGGCACCACCCTGGCCTGTGCCCGCATCGACATGTCACGGTTCCAGATCGCGATGAAGCGCACCGATTTCGTCGACGATGCCACCATGCCGACCGTCGACGCGGCGTTGGCCGAAGCCATCCTGGCCCGCGACCCGATGTCCACCACACGGTTCACCACGATGGTCGACCAGATCGTCCACACCCACGCCCCCGATGCGGTGAAACGCCGCAACGAACACGCCGCCCGCGACCGCGGTCTCACGATCCGCCCGGACCGGCACCAGCCCGGCCAGTCGCGCATCGCCGGGCATGTGCCCAACATCGACGCCGCCGCGCTCAACGCCCGTCTGACAGCGATGGCCACCGGTGTCCACAAGCGTGATGGACGCACCATGAGCCAGCGCCGCGCCGACGCTCTACTCGCACTCGCGCACGGCAGACAAGACCTGGACTGCCGGTGTGAGGACTGCGCACCCGAACCCGCCGCAGAGGAACCCGCCGCGCAGGAGCTCGACGCCTCCGATGCCGGTGTTGGGCCGGTGGCCGACAAGAACGATGAATGCGCGTGCACGTGCACCAGGTGCCGGGCTCCGCGTCCGACGTTTCACATCGTGGCCAACGAGTCCACGATGCAGGGTCGCGACAACGATCCCAGCGTGCTCGATGGTTACGGGCTCATCGATGCCGATGCCATGCGCGCTCTGTTCGCCGATGCCACCCATACCTTCGTCACCGCCGGCGGGCGCACCGAACCGGCCGAAGCCGATGCGGCGGCCGCCGCCGCCGCGAGCCGGTATGTGCCCGGCAAGAAGCTGCAGGCACTCGTGCGTGCCGGAGAGTTGTGTTGCACGTTCCCCGGCTGCAATCAGCCGGTGTGGACGGTCGACCTCGACCACACCCAGCCGTTTGACCACCGCAACCCCGACAGCGGTGGGAAAACCATGCAACGGAATCTGAAACCGTTGTGCCGGTTTCATCACCGCATCAAAACCTTCGGCCGGTGGCGCGATTCCCAGGACGAGTACCTGGCGATCGGGTTCGAAGCACCCACCGGCCATGTGTACCTGGGTAATCCGTTCACCGGACGGGACCTGTTCAGCTCGTTGAAGACCCAGCCGCCCGACCACCCGGCCCGGCAGCGACTCGACGATGAGCGAGTCGCCCGCACCGACACCCACCGCCGACGACAAGACGACTGGGACCGCAACAACCCACCACCGTTCTGA
- a CDS encoding PPOX class F420-dependent oxidoreductase, with protein MSGTSLSGPAVREFLASGTKTGHLGYTASDGRPLVVPVWFVVDGDRLAFNTGATTAKGRALLRDPRVTMSVDLQEPPYGFVQVQGRAVVTEDLDEVRRIATMCGARYMGEERAEEFGARNGVPGELGLWIEPSKVIAVLDVTA; from the coding sequence ATGTCTGGAACGTCGCTGTCGGGTCCCGCGGTCCGCGAATTCCTGGCCTCCGGTACCAAGACCGGCCATCTCGGTTACACCGCCTCCGACGGGCGGCCCCTCGTCGTCCCGGTGTGGTTCGTCGTCGACGGCGACCGGCTGGCCTTCAACACCGGCGCCACCACCGCGAAAGGGCGTGCGCTCCTGCGTGATCCGCGGGTGACGATGTCGGTGGACCTGCAGGAGCCGCCGTACGGGTTCGTCCAGGTGCAGGGGCGTGCGGTGGTGACGGAGGATCTCGACGAGGTGCGTCGGATCGCCACGATGTGCGGCGCGCGGTATATGGGCGAGGAGCGCGCCGAGGAGTTCGGCGCGCGCAACGGAGTGCCCGGCGAGCTGGGCCTCTGGATCGAACCGAGCAAGGTCATCGCGGTCCTCGATGTCACCGCCTGA
- a CDS encoding SMP-30/gluconolactonase/LRE family protein, which yields MSIRSGVAAALVLIAVTGVGAFGAGPSAALPRSPGDTPMCAGVGTPRTVVAQPTAFEAVAFDRSGRMLVSDLMGNRLIAVDRPGAAPRRVARVESPGGIAPLPNGRVLVGSGSGPAAAVSPDSASLVEVNPGTGAHSVYADGLSMANGVVRAPDGTVYASSNIVSAIDRISPDRKVSRAWFSDSPGNGLAVSADGRTLFANVSLGDSRVLAVDTATGTSRTYFRPPAGLDWVFFDDLDIDAGGTLYAPIYLGGQVWRIGRDGSHCALAENLTTPAGISVGASRAGFSARSVYVTTHAGSVIEIPGAVPPIAR from the coding sequence GTGTCGATTCGTTCAGGGGTTGCTGCTGCACTGGTCTTGATCGCGGTGACCGGGGTGGGTGCGTTCGGTGCGGGTCCGTCCGCGGCGCTTCCGCGTTCGCCCGGTGACACCCCGATGTGTGCGGGCGTGGGAACGCCACGCACCGTGGTCGCTCAACCGACGGCATTCGAGGCGGTCGCCTTCGACCGGTCCGGCCGAATGCTGGTCAGCGACCTGATGGGAAATCGGCTCATCGCGGTCGACCGACCGGGCGCGGCACCGAGGAGGGTCGCGCGGGTCGAGTCGCCGGGTGGGATCGCGCCACTGCCGAACGGAAGGGTTCTCGTCGGCTCGGGCAGTGGCCCCGCCGCGGCGGTGTCCCCGGACTCCGCATCGCTCGTCGAGGTGAACCCGGGTACGGGTGCGCACAGCGTGTACGCCGACGGGCTGTCGATGGCGAACGGAGTGGTGCGGGCGCCCGACGGGACGGTCTACGCCTCCAGCAACATCGTGTCCGCGATCGATCGGATCAGCCCGGATCGCAAGGTGTCTCGCGCCTGGTTCAGCGACTCCCCGGGCAACGGGCTGGCGGTGTCCGCGGACGGGCGGACGCTGTTCGCGAACGTGTCCCTCGGTGACTCCCGGGTCCTCGCCGTCGACACCGCGACCGGGACCTCACGGACGTACTTCCGTCCGCCCGCCGGGCTCGACTGGGTGTTCTTCGACGACCTCGACATCGACGCCGGCGGCACGCTCTATGCCCCGATCTACCTCGGTGGACAGGTCTGGCGGATCGGCCGGGACGGATCGCATTGCGCATTGGCCGAGAACCTCACGACGCCGGCCGGGATCTCCGTCGGCGCTAGCAGGGCCGGTTTCTCCGCCAGGAGCGTCTACGTGACCACGCACGCCGGTTCCGTCATCGAGATCCCCGGCGCGGTTCCGCCGATCGCACGCTGA
- a CDS encoding NCS1 family nucleobase:cation symporter-1, with protein MSTPTPADAAQSHHGAAGESIIKAGYDDRLTNTDLAPLKEQKWTWYNIFAFWMSDVHSVGGYVFAGSLFALGIAAWQVLVALLVGIVAVNILCNLVAKPSQIAGVPYPVTTRVSFGVKGANIPAIIRGAIAVVWYGIQTYLASVAFGLLALKFWPGLEPWGDVDQHGFLGLSALGWAGFLLMWVLQAFVFWNGMDTIRKFIDFCGPAVYVVMIVLAGYLIAKAGWDNVSLDLSVGEGLSGWSSFTMMISAFALVVSYFSGPMLNFGDFSRYGKSFGEVKKGNFWGLPVNFLFFSLLVVCTVSAAVTVIGTDEDGNIITDPVHIVDKIDNTTAAVLGVLTFAIATIGINIVANFVSPAFDFSNVAPTKISWRTGGMIAAVGSVLITPWNLFNNPTAIHYTMDTLGAVIGPLFGILIADFYLVKKQKIVVDDLFTMKPEGTYWYRNGWNPVAVASTVVASILPICVVIFGTAYQASFTWFIGAGLGLAIYWLGMKFVPTHLIHGSAPTADTTTDIAVDAAGEPVVEPTPEPVVAATTEETTNS; from the coding sequence ATGTCCACACCAACCCCCGCCGACGCGGCCCAGTCGCATCACGGCGCCGCGGGCGAGAGCATCATCAAGGCCGGCTACGACGATCGACTCACCAACACCGACCTCGCGCCACTGAAGGAACAGAAGTGGACCTGGTACAACATCTTCGCGTTCTGGATGTCCGACGTCCACAGCGTCGGCGGGTACGTCTTCGCCGGTAGCCTGTTCGCGCTGGGCATCGCCGCCTGGCAGGTCCTCGTCGCCCTTCTGGTGGGCATCGTGGCCGTCAACATCCTCTGCAACCTCGTCGCCAAGCCCTCGCAGATCGCGGGCGTTCCGTACCCGGTGACGACGCGGGTCTCCTTCGGCGTCAAGGGCGCCAACATCCCGGCCATCATCCGCGGCGCGATCGCGGTGGTCTGGTACGGCATCCAGACCTACCTCGCCTCGGTCGCGTTCGGCCTGCTGGCGCTCAAGTTCTGGCCGGGTCTCGAACCGTGGGGTGACGTCGACCAGCATGGATTCCTCGGTCTCTCGGCGCTCGGCTGGGCCGGCTTCCTCCTGATGTGGGTCCTGCAGGCGTTCGTGTTCTGGAACGGTATGGACACGATCCGCAAGTTCATCGACTTCTGCGGCCCGGCGGTCTACGTGGTGATGATCGTGCTCGCCGGCTACCTGATCGCGAAGGCCGGCTGGGACAACGTGAGCCTCGATCTCTCGGTGGGTGAGGGCCTGTCCGGCTGGTCGTCGTTCACCATGATGATCAGTGCGTTCGCGCTGGTGGTCTCGTACTTCTCCGGGCCGATGCTCAACTTCGGCGACTTCTCGCGCTACGGAAAGAGTTTCGGCGAGGTCAAGAAGGGCAACTTCTGGGGTCTGCCGGTCAACTTCCTGTTCTTCTCGCTGCTCGTCGTGTGCACCGTCTCGGCTGCGGTGACGGTGATCGGCACGGACGAGGACGGCAACATCATCACCGACCCGGTCCACATCGTCGACAAGATCGACAACACCACCGCCGCCGTACTCGGCGTGCTGACCTTCGCCATCGCCACCATCGGTATCAACATCGTCGCCAACTTCGTGTCCCCCGCCTTCGACTTCTCGAATGTGGCCCCCACCAAGATCAGCTGGCGTACCGGCGGCATGATCGCGGCGGTCGGCTCGGTGCTGATCACCCCATGGAACCTCTTCAACAACCCGACGGCGATCCACTACACGATGGACACGCTCGGCGCGGTGATCGGTCCGCTGTTCGGCATCCTCATCGCCGATTTCTACCTGGTCAAGAAGCAGAAGATCGTCGTCGACGACCTGTTCACCATGAAGCCCGAAGGGACCTACTGGTACCGCAACGGATGGAATCCGGTGGCGGTGGCCTCGACCGTCGTCGCGTCCATCCTGCCGATCTGTGTCGTCATCTTCGGCACCGCCTACCAGGCGAGCTTCACCTGGTTCATCGGCGCCGGACTCGGGCTGGCGATCTACTGGCTGGGTATGAAATTCGTTCCCACGCATCTGATCCACGGTTCGGCACCCACCGCGGACACCACCACCGACATCGCGGTCGACGCCGCGGGTGAACCCGTGGTCGAACCGACGCCGGAGCCGGTCGTGGCAGCCACCACCGAGGAGACCACGAACAGCTGA
- a CDS encoding GntR family transcriptional regulator gives MNRRMTDRLLAQLAETRTGNTRANVLEELRRLILSGGAPPGTQIPPAEIADVFQVSPIPVREALKTLVGEGLVVHRPNAGYRVSQPSTEELREIYFVRGTLEQAALARSVELIDEASLQLARDHHAELLVAVKYNDGKAFHDISRDFHRALTVPCAMPRLLNMFEATWNLTEPFQMMRSVPSETQAALNSDHEALLDAFADRDTTAVLEVASRHHQRLESAIIETAALLAVRHD, from the coding sequence ACCGGTTGCTCGCACAGCTCGCGGAGACCCGCACGGGCAACACCCGCGCCAACGTCCTCGAGGAGCTCCGCAGGCTGATCCTCTCCGGTGGTGCACCTCCCGGGACCCAGATCCCGCCCGCCGAGATCGCCGACGTCTTCCAGGTCAGTCCGATACCGGTGCGCGAAGCGCTCAAGACCCTCGTCGGCGAGGGTCTCGTCGTGCATCGCCCCAACGCCGGATACCGCGTGAGCCAGCCCTCGACCGAGGAGCTCCGCGAGATCTACTTCGTCCGCGGAACCCTCGAACAGGCCGCCCTCGCCAGATCGGTCGAGCTCATCGACGAGGCCTCACTACAGCTCGCCCGTGACCACCACGCCGAACTGCTCGTCGCGGTGAAGTACAACGACGGCAAGGCTTTTCACGACATCTCCCGCGACTTTCATCGCGCCCTCACCGTCCCGTGCGCGATGCCGCGACTGCTCAACATGTTCGAGGCGACCTGGAACCTCACCGAGCCCTTCCAGATGATGCGGTCGGTACCGTCGGAGACGCAGGCGGCACTCAACTCCGATCACGAAGCACTGCTCGACGCCTTCGCCGACCGCGACACCACCGCGGTCCTGGAGGTCGCGAGCCGCCACCACCAGCGACTCGAGAGCGCGATCATCGAGACGGCAGCCCTGCTCGCGGTCCGCCACGACTGA